The Daucus carota subsp. sativus chromosome 7, DH1 v3.0, whole genome shotgun sequence genome window below encodes:
- the LOC135147974 gene encoding uncharacterized protein LOC135147974, translating into MKAHNKMMENTISQLAQQVNQLGKSSGQLPGQTEQPPRGHINAVTLRSGKELQEPELKVRKSVVNLEEDGEKITSEKVIENDAVEEEKKEPVVVPITPYVPPVPFPQRLAKAKLEKKYGKFLDILQKLHINIPFMDAIVEMPSYAKFLKDILSRKRKIEETSTISLTAECSAILQNTFPKKLADPGIYSIPVKLGDV; encoded by the coding sequence ATGAAAGCTCACAACAAGATGATGGAAAATACAATTTCTCAATTAGCTCAACAAGTAAATCAACTTGGCAAGTCTTCGGGTCAACTTCCTGGCCAAACTGAGCAACCGCCAAGAGGTCATATCAATGCGGTAACTTTGAGGAGCGGAAAAGAATTGCAAGAGCCAGAGTTAAAGGTGAGAAAAAGTGTTGTGAATCTTGAAGAAGATGGGGAGAAAATTACATCTGAAAAAGTGATAGAGAATGATGCAGtggaagaagaaaagaaagaaccgGTCGTTGTTCCTATTACACCATATGTGCCACCTGTTCCTTTCCCTCAAAGGTTGGCAAAAGCTAAGCTTGAGAAGAAGTATGGTAAGTTTCTTGACATTTTACAGAAGTTGCATATTAACATTCCATTCATGGATGCCATAGTTGAGATGCCTTCTTATGCAAAGTTCCTCAAAGATATTTTGTCAAGAAAGCGAAAGATTGAAGAAACTTCTACTATTTCATTGACGGCAGAGTGTAGTGCTATCTTGCAAAATACGTTTCCGAAGAAGCTAGCTGATCCGGGTATTTACTCTATTCCTGTGAAACTTGGTGATGTTTAG
- the LOC108194914 gene encoding probable disease resistance protein RF45: protein MADAVVSFAVERLGDLLISESKLLYGVTNQVNEVRDDLKRMQNFLKEADKRQIQDERVRGWVNEIQELAFRTEDVIELFALQATTNSGFKEALRRSACITCHLISRHNVAMEINSIKAKLADIRQSLPTFGITGLEQGETSIPQRTFYSHDVEKDFVGMEKEIDQLVSDLMKKDENFEVVSLWGMGGQGKTTLAQKLYNHVKIRDHFEAFAWVCISQQFDREKVLKGILKQLLPDDRKGEVSNMEDPDLVDGLRKVQLEKKCLIVNIDDIWNVDSWRKLQAAFPLGETTSGCKILLTTRNLTVAEIGSVCKIPGLTEDEGWQLLSRKTRIYDQPELPVASGMERIGRNMVKGCKGLPLAISALGGILKGKHLLTEWEKINNDITFYLGKGEGVTEDDEYCTVRQVLGLSYDNLPSRLRHCFLCFANYKEDEIIQTEDLYMFWMAEGLISVEDRAQGEMMLDVAERYLDELAHRSLVTVRLREYANDSWSKYEECVVHDLIQDLCWSKVKEQGVMNVIDLERKLDIGSKAGVVRRLCVRSYNANRDVLEPYDGQVLAQIRSLFFWNDQNYHDPPVWPNNIFTLDKFKLLRVFTAKYCKLSKENVRSLSELVYLKHLSLYYCELDILPSSIAKLRNLETLELGMLATLSLSIPNVLWKLKLLNHLCLPDNMSVRGRAKKLRLGGLNELQLLYGFDSNYCDAHDLLRLPKLKAFKGQMIVKENLTTQTIIDFAKFRELRHTDISITETGTEVDLVLVLECCFIDSLYIYASACVFPKACDCTCFSGRLTKLTLNELIFEENPMILLGKIPNLRFLSLQSVKNTHMDGDIVCSAMSFPKLEVLRLIKFKGLRKWRLEEGAMPNLTLLIISKCLELDMLPEGLKHLTSLKQLSISGMQREFTDKVKVIDGVEGQDFYKIRHIPLVIIK from the exons ATGGCCGACGCAGTAGTATCTTTCGCAGTTGAAAGACTGGGAGATCTGTTAATCTCTGAATCTAAACTCTTATACGGAGTGACCAACCAAGTGAACGAGGTTCGCGATGACCTCAAGCGAATGCAGAATTTCTTAAAAGAAGCTGACAAGAGACAAATTCAAGATGAAAGAGTGCGAGGCTGGGTGAATGAGATCCAAGAGCTTGCGTTCAGAACAGAAGATGTGATCGAGCTTTTTGCACTGCAAGCTACAACCAACTCAGGCTTCAAGGAGGCATTACGAAGATCAGCTTGCATCACATGTCACTTGATAAGCCGCCACAATGTTGCTATGGAGATCAATAGTATAAAAGCTAAACTAGCTGATATCCGACAGAGTCTACCAACATTTGGTATTACAGGACTAGAACAGGGAGAAACCTCAATTCCACAAAGAACTTTTTATTCTCATGATGTTGAAAAAGATTTTGTTGGGATGGAGAAGGAGATAGATCAGCTGGTAtctgatctgatgaagaaaGATGAGAATTTTGAAGTAGTTTCACTCTGGGGAATGGGAGGCCAAGGGAAAACTACACTTGCTCAAAAACTTTATAATCATGTTAAGATCAGAGATCATTTCGAAGCTTTCGCGTGGGTTTGTATCAGCCAGCAATTCGACAGGGAAAAAGTTCTTAAAGGAATCCTTAAACAACTTCTCCCTGATGATAGGAAGGGGGAAGTTTCAAACATGGAGGATCCTGATTTGGTCGATGGACTACGCAAAGTTCAACTAGAAAAGAAGTGTTTAATAGTTAATATTGACGACATCTGGAATGTTGATTCTTGGAGAAAGTTGCAGGCTGCATTCCCACTTGGTGAGACGACTAGTGGTTGCAAGATCTTACTCACCACTCGTAACCTAACGGTGGCAGAAATTGGGTCAGTTTGTAAGATCCCGGGTTTGACAGAAGATGAGGGCTGGCAGCTACTTTCTAGGAAAACAAGAATATATGACCAGCCAG AGCTACCAGTGGCCTCGGGGATGGAAAGAATCGGAAGGAACATGGTTAAAGGATGCAAAGGTTTACCACTTGCTATATCAGCACTCGGAGGAATTCTTAAAGGCAAACATTTGTTGACAGAGTGGGAGAAAATAAACAATGATATTACTTTCTACTTGGGCAAGGGCGAGGGAGTGACTGAGGATGATGAATACTGCACAGTGAGACAGGTTTTAGGCTTGAGTTATGACAATCTACCATCTCGTTTGCGAcattgttttctttgttttgccAATTATAAAGAGGATGAAATCATTCAGACTGAGGACTTGTACATGTTTTGGATGGCAGAGGGTCTGATATCAGTGGAAGATAGAGCACAGGGGGAGATGATGTTGGACGTAGCCGAACGCTATCTGGATGAATTAGCACATCGAAGTCTTGTTACAGTTAGATTACGTGAGTATGCAAATGACTCCTGGTCGAAGTACGAAGAATGTGTTGTTCATGATCTAATTCAAGATTTGTGCTGGTCTAAAGTAAAAGAGCAAGGAGTGATGAATGTTATTGATTTAGAGCGCAAACTTGACATTGGATCCAAAGCAGGCGTAGTACGCAGATTGTGTGTTCGCTCATATAATGCTAACAGAGATGTGTTGGAACCTTATGATGGACAAGTACTTGCACAAATTCGatctcttttcttttggaatgaTCAGAACTACCACGACCCTCCAGTGTGGCCAAACAATATATTTACTCTTGACAAATTTAAACTGCTTCGAGTTTTTACAGCCAAGTACTGTAAATTAAGCAAGGAAAATGTAAGAAGCCTATCGGAGCTAGTTTACTTGAAGCATTTGAGTTTATACTATTGTGAGTTGGATATTTTGCCATCATCAATAGCGAAGCTAAGAAATTTGGAAACCCTTGAATTAGGAATGCTAGCTACCTTGTCCTTGAGCATACCAAATGTTCTTTGGAAGCTCAAGTTGTTAAATCATTTGTGCCTCCCGGATAATATGTCAGTTAGAGGCAGAGCTAAGAAGTTGAGATTGGGAGGTTTAAATGAGTTACAACTGTTGTACGGTTTTGACTCTAATTATTGTGATGCACATGATCTCCTTCGATTACCCAAACTCAAAGCTTTTAAAGGGCAAATGATAGTCAAGGAAAACCTCACGACCCAAACTATTATTGATTTTGCCAAATTCAGGGAATTGCGTCACACAGATATTTCGATTACTGAGACAGGAACAGAAGTTGATTTGGTTTTAGTTTTGGAGTGTTGTTTCATCGATTCGTTATACATATATGCATCTGCATGTGTATTTCCGAAGGCGTGTGACTGCACTTGTTTTTCTGGACGTCTCACAAAGCTAACCTTGAATGAGCTTATATTTGAGGAAAATCCGATGATATTACTAGGAAAGATTCCCAACCTACGTTTTTTATCTCTACAATCTGTGAAAAACACTCATATGGACGGGGACATAGTGTGCTCTGCTATGAGTTTTCCGAAACTTGAGGTACTACGTCTCATTAAATTTAAAGGTCTAAGAAAATGGAGGTTGGAAGAAGGAGCCATGCCAAATCTCACTCTTTTGATTATCAGCAAGTGCTTAGAGTTGGACATGCTTCCAGAAGGATTGAAACACTTGACTTCCTTAAAACAACTCTCTATTTCCGGTATGCAAAGAGAATTCACAGATAAAGTTAAGGTGATAGATGGCGTGGAAGGCCAAGATTTCTACAAAATTCGTCACATTCCTCTTGTGATAATAAAGTAG
- the LOC135147973 gene encoding uncharacterized protein LOC135147973: protein MHTRSSGTENLIPFDPEIEATARKQSGEQRRNKNKEIMGEEVPAKSLREYGMRDTTGVMSSILRPAVTATHFELKPQFIQFISNDSFAGLASENPVDHLESFLKKCDMIKLTNVPDDAIKMRLFLFSLRDAAKDWLKDEGSNKFTTWDVLAKAFLLKFFSQKKTAKLRNDISNFRQEDDESLHDAWKRFKRLQRQCPHYGIPDWLLIQTFYNGLTQEFRIFIDAASGGSVMAKSTEDARTLLDEMASNDNYPYSDRNQPKKGGKYDVDALTMLTSSMKELANEIKELKSGSSSTVALCEICDTQGNTQYACQYNSSDMAMEQANALYNQNQRQQYNPYSNTYNPGWKDHPNFSYKNNQAQSQPPGFQPRAPFNAPVQPQKSHLENLLEGFISSQV from the coding sequence ATGCACACTCGAAGTTCAGGTACAGAAAATTTGATTCCATTTGATcctgaaattgaagctacagcAAGAAAGCAATCCGGTGAACAAAGGagaaacaaaaacaaggagATTATGGGCGAAGAAGTACCAGCGAAATCTTTGAGGGAATATGGCATGCGAGACACTACAGGCGTCATGTCCTCTATTCTCAGACCAGCTGTCACAGCTACTCACTTCGAGCTCAAGCCTCAGTTCATTCAATTCATCTCTAATGATTCTTTTGCGGGCTTGGCTTCTGAAAATCCAGTTGATCATCTCGAGAGTTTTCTTAAAAAGTGTGATATGATAAAGCTGACCAATGTCCCTGATGATGCTATCAAGATGCGTTTGTTTCTATTTTCTCTTCGGGATGCAGCTAAGGATTGGTTGAAAGATGAAGGGTCGAACAAATTTACTACTTGGGATGTTTTAGCAAAGGCCTTTCTACTTAAATTCTTTAGCCAAAAGAAGACTGCCAAGCTAAGGAATGACATATCTAATTTTCGTCAAGAAGATGATGAATCACTACATGATGCTTGGAAAAGATTCAAACGCCTTCAAAGGCAATGTCCTCACTATGGAATTCCTGATTGGTTGCTGATCCAAACATTCTATAATGGGTTGACACAAGAGTTTCGAATCTTTATCGATGCCGCATCTGGCGGATCAGTTATGGCAAAGAGTACCGAAGATGCAAGAACTCTATTAGACGAGATGGCGTCTAATGACAATTATCCTTATAGTGATCGAAATCAACCCAAGAAGGGTGGTAAGTACGATGTTGATGCTTTGACCATGTTGACGAGTTCTATGAAAGAATTGGCTAATGAGATCAAGGAGCTAAAGTCTGGGTCTTCATCTACAGTTGCTTTATGTGAAATATGTGATACACAGGGGAACACTCAATATGCTTGTCAATATAATTCATCTGATATGGCTATGGAGCAAGCAAATGCCCTTTACAATCAGAATCAGAGGCAACAATACAATCCTTACTCCAACACGTACAATCCTGGTTGGAAAGATCATCCAAATTTCTCATACAAGAATAATCAAGCTCAATCTCAACCACCTGGTTTTCAACCAAGAGCACCTTTCAATGCACCAGTTCAACCACAAAAATCCCACTTGGAGAATCTCTTGGAAGGATTTATTTCATCACAGGTATAG
- the LOC108194915 gene encoding probable disease resistance protein RXW24L: MVTRCKGLPLAISALGGILKGKHSLREWERINEDVSFHVARGGGVTNDDEYYTVRQILGLSYGNLPSRLQHCFLCFANYKEDEIIDTEELYIIWMAEGLISVEDRAQGEMMLEVAERYLDELAHRSLVTVKVHDYANDSRSKYKECVVHDLIQDLCWSKVKEQGVMHVIDLERKLDIGSKAGIVRRLCVRSHDANREVLQPYDPHVLAQIRSLFIWNDLDDDPPLWPNHIFTLEKFKLLRVFTACRYCKLSKKDVRSLSKLVYLKYLSLQDCELDILPASIGKLRNLETLDVRTQGVCLSIPNVLRHLALRSVENTYLDGEMVLLDHKE; encoded by the coding sequence ATGGTTACAAGATGCAAAGGTTTACCACTTGCTATATCAGCACTCGGAGGAATTCTTAAAGGCAAACATTCGTTGAGAGAGTGGGAAAGAATAAATGAAGATGTTTCTTTTCATGTGGCCAGGGGTGGGGGAGTAACCAATGATGATGAATACTACACTGTGAGACAGATTTTAGGCTTGAGTTATGGTAATCTACCATCTCGTTTGCAAcattgttttctttgttttgccAATTATAAAGAGGATGAAATCATTGACACCGAGGAATTGTACATTATTTGGATGGCAGAGGGTCTTATATCAGTGGAAGATAGAGCGCAAGGGGAGATGATGTTGGAAGTAGCCGAACGCTATCTGGATGAACTAGCACATCGAAGTCTTGTTACAGTTAAAGTACATGATTACGCAAATGACTCCCGGTCAAAGTACAAAGAATGTGTTGTTCATGATCTTATTCAAGATTTGTGCTGGTCTAAAGTAAAAGAGCAAGGAGTGATGCATGTTATTGATTTAGAGCGCAAACTTGACATTGGATCCAAAGCAGGCATAGTACGCAGATTGTGTGTCCGCTCACATGATGCTAACAGAGAGGTGTTACAACCTTATGATCCACATGTACTTGCACAAATTCGATCTCTTTTCATTTGGAATGATCTGGACGACGACCCTCCACTGTGGCCAAACCATATATTTACTCTTGAAAAATTTAAACTGCTCCGAGTTTTTACAGCCTGCAGGTACTGCAAATTAAGCAAGAAAGATGTAAGAAGCCTATCGAAGCTAGTTTACTTGAAGTATTTGAGTTTACAAGATTGTGAGTTGGATATTTTGCCAGCGTCAATAGGGAAGCTAAGAAATTTGGAAACCCTTGATGTAAGAACGCAAGGTGTTTGTTTGAGCATACCAAATGTTCTACGTCATTTAGCTCTACGGTCAGTGGAAAACACTTATTTGGACGGGGAGATGGTGTTGTTGGACCATAAAGAGTAA